One genomic window of Corynebacterium sp. sy039 includes the following:
- a CDS encoding TetR/AcrR family transcriptional regulator, which yields MAEEKAKKSGRSSGNAGRRRNRPSPRQRLLDSATTLFTTEGIRVVGIDRILREADVAKASLYSLFGSKDALVIAYLQQLDEQWRARYAKRIEDMENPSDKILAFFDQCIEEEPQKDFRGSLFRSAVNEYPCPEADSEKAIVATATAHRQWCLDTIAQLLEEKNGYPGTSQAQQILIFLDGGLAGAQLAHSIEPLNIARDLALMSLSAPPVDYSI from the coding sequence GTGGCTGAGGAAAAGGCAAAAAAGAGTGGTCGATCATCAGGTAATGCTGGTCGCCGTCGGAATCGTCCCAGCCCCAGGCAGCGACTTTTAGATAGTGCCACCACCCTTTTCACCACAGAAGGAATACGCGTAGTAGGAATTGATCGCATTCTGCGTGAAGCGGATGTGGCAAAAGCCAGCCTCTACTCACTCTTTGGCTCTAAAGATGCACTGGTCATCGCCTATTTGCAGCAACTCGACGAACAGTGGCGTGCCCGTTATGCAAAGCGCATCGAGGATATGGAGAATCCGAGCGATAAAATCCTTGCTTTCTTCGATCAGTGCATTGAAGAAGAACCGCAAAAAGACTTCCGTGGTTCTCTATTTCGCAGTGCAGTAAATGAATACCCGTGCCCAGAGGCGGATAGTGAGAAAGCAATCGTTGCCACAGCAACCGCTCATCGACAATGGTGCTTGGATACTATTGCACAATTGCTTGAAGAAAAAAATGGTTATCCTGGCACCAGTCAGGCTCAGCAAATACTTATTTTCCTTGATGGTGGATTAGCAGGAGCACAGCTTGCACATTCAATTGAGCCATTAAACATTGCGCGCGACCTCGCCCTCATGTCTTTATCGGCTCCACCGGTCGATTACTCAATCTGA
- a CDS encoding universal stress protein: MNMSDYILVAVDGSVASQRAVQWAANTAHKRGVVLRLAAAYSIPEFLYAEGLAPPEEVYAELKDEAMEKIEQARELAVEIAPDLEIDHMISQQSPIHMLLDASADASMIVMGSRGLGGFSGMVLGSVSAAVVSHAQCPVVVLRSDNELTEENKYGPVVVGIDGSEISKKATEFAFAEAKARGVKVIALHTWVDTHMQGALSAMALGADIWADIEKEQHKVVREQLAPALEHYPDVEVETVITHDRPVHALAEIAKQAQLLVVGSHGRGGFKGMLLGSTSRALLHSAPCPLVVVRPTE; this comes from the coding sequence TTGAACATGAGCGACTATATTCTCGTTGCAGTTGATGGCTCTGTTGCTTCTCAAAGAGCTGTTCAATGGGCAGCTAACACAGCGCACAAGCGTGGGGTCGTCTTGCGACTAGCAGCAGCGTATTCCATTCCAGAATTTCTCTACGCCGAGGGGCTTGCACCACCAGAGGAAGTCTATGCCGAACTCAAAGATGAGGCCATGGAAAAAATCGAGCAAGCTCGAGAGCTAGCCGTAGAAATCGCCCCTGACCTAGAGATTGACCATATGATTTCTCAACAAAGTCCCATACATATGCTTCTCGACGCCAGCGCAGATGCAAGCATGATTGTCATGGGTTCACGTGGGCTTGGTGGTTTTTCCGGCATGGTGCTTGGTTCGGTATCGGCAGCCGTCGTCAGCCATGCACAATGCCCGGTGGTGGTATTGCGTTCTGATAATGAACTAACAGAAGAAAATAAATATGGACCTGTCGTCGTAGGTATTGACGGTTCAGAAATATCGAAGAAAGCAACGGAATTTGCTTTTGCCGAGGCCAAGGCTCGTGGGGTCAAAGTGATTGCGCTGCACACATGGGTAGACACTCATATGCAAGGTGCGCTTTCTGCGATGGCTCTTGGCGCTGATATTTGGGCAGACATTGAAAAAGAACAGCATAAAGTGGTTCGAGAGCAGCTCGCCCCAGCGCTTGAGCATTATCCAGATGTTGAGGTGGAAACGGTTATCACGCATGATCGTCCGGTACATGCCTTAGCGGAGATAGCGAAACAAGCACAATTATTGGTTGTGGGGTCGCATGGTCGTGGTGGTTTTAAGGGGATGCTGCTTGGTTCTACCTCGCGTGCACTTCTGCACTCTGCACCGTGTCCGCTTGTGGTGGTGCGACCAACAGAATAA
- a CDS encoding pseudouridine synthase, with the protein MNKIIRLHRGEDPLPIKDGLNPTRIRIPEEYDGQSAYEVLQEFIATQRSRHPQDDEAALLKRFRDAEVVRVRGVEKTILAPHDTLHAGNDLWFYRIPPEEKPIPFSCEIIHSDDDLLVINKPPFMATMPRAKHIVQTATVQMRRLTGNNELTPAHRLDRMTSGVLLFTKRKEIRGAYQKIFSDRKVSKVYHAIAPYRPDIIPGTRWHNRIEKTPGIMQARIVDGAPNATTIVNDVQILNSDLQTSLKQKYGHDHEELALYELHPITGKTHQLRLHMHAAGAPLLGDDTYPRILTIAESEDHNKRLCLHSHSISFHDPFTQHPHHFISTPQWIM; encoded by the coding sequence GTGAACAAGATAATTCGACTCCATCGTGGTGAAGATCCCTTACCCATCAAGGATGGGCTCAATCCCACCAGGATTCGGATTCCTGAAGAGTATGACGGGCAAAGCGCCTATGAAGTTTTGCAAGAATTTATCGCTACTCAGCGCTCTAGGCATCCACAAGATGATGAGGCTGCTTTGCTCAAACGCTTTCGCGATGCAGAAGTAGTCAGGGTACGCGGTGTGGAAAAAACCATTCTCGCACCTCATGACACTCTTCATGCAGGAAATGACCTGTGGTTTTATCGCATTCCCCCCGAGGAAAAGCCCATCCCCTTTTCCTGCGAAATAATCCATTCCGACGACGATCTGCTAGTAATCAACAAGCCCCCTTTCATGGCAACCATGCCACGAGCTAAGCACATTGTCCAGACGGCAACAGTACAGATGCGTCGACTTACTGGAAATAATGAACTGACTCCAGCACACCGTCTCGACCGTATGACCTCAGGCGTTCTTCTCTTTACCAAGCGCAAGGAAATTCGTGGTGCATATCAGAAAATTTTTTCTGACCGCAAAGTCTCTAAGGTCTATCACGCCATTGCACCATACAGACCTGACATTATTCCTGGTACCCGCTGGCACAATCGAATTGAAAAAACACCTGGAATCATGCAAGCACGCATTGTCGACGGCGCGCCTAATGCCACAACAATCGTCAATGATGTTCAGATCCTTAATTCCGACCTGCAGACCAGTCTGAAACAAAAATACGGACACGATCATGAAGAATTAGCCCTGTATGAACTACATCCAATAACTGGGAAAACACACCAACTCCGGCTGCACATGCACGCCGCCGGTGCCCCCTTGCTTGGTGACGATACTTATCCACGCATACTCACCATCGCTGAAAGCGAGGACCATAATAAGCGACTATGCCTACACAGCCACAGTATTTCCTTCCACGACCCCTTCACCCAACACCCCCACCACTTCATATCAACTCCACAATGGATAATGTAA
- a CDS encoding ABC transporter ATP-binding protein, with protein MDVLIQARNLSIGYGSHKKEKEPPILSNVNLALPAGGIYGLVGANGQGKTTLLRALAGQLAVQGELRVFGQTPFDNAHVLDRTVFMGIDTELPNRKVSQIFAMCASRWVNWSAELAQKLVEDFAVPMDKDYKELSRGQRSSVGFIIALASGCPLVLLDEPYLGLDVEKQEKLYAALRNYRSSERTFIIATHQLAQAQPILDHIVLIDAGTVALSADISELLGSIFEIRGTKKQVAAALSPIPSEFIVQETHIVSGSKALIDLRKGENLIPDLIQGAHESGAALREVTLEQVITLMTGDSHDS; from the coding sequence ATGGATGTATTGATCCAAGCCAGGAATCTCAGTATTGGCTATGGAAGTCATAAAAAAGAAAAAGAACCACCAATTCTTAGCAATGTGAATCTCGCGTTGCCTGCCGGCGGTATCTATGGACTAGTAGGTGCCAATGGGCAGGGAAAGACGACATTATTACGAGCACTAGCAGGGCAATTAGCGGTGCAAGGGGAGCTAAGAGTTTTTGGACAAACTCCGTTTGACAATGCGCATGTGCTCGATCGGACAGTATTCATGGGCATTGATACCGAATTGCCCAATCGTAAAGTCTCACAAATCTTCGCCATGTGTGCTAGCCGATGGGTCAATTGGTCGGCGGAATTAGCGCAGAAACTCGTCGAGGATTTCGCGGTGCCAATGGATAAAGATTACAAAGAGCTATCGCGTGGACAACGCTCAAGCGTGGGGTTCATTATTGCACTGGCAAGCGGGTGTCCTCTCGTATTACTCGATGAGCCATATTTGGGGTTGGACGTCGAAAAGCAAGAAAAACTCTATGCCGCACTGCGCAATTATCGCAGTTCAGAGCGTACTTTTATCATAGCTACGCATCAACTGGCCCAGGCGCAGCCAATTCTGGACCACATTGTGCTTATCGACGCAGGGACAGTCGCGTTATCCGCTGATATTTCCGAATTGCTCGGTAGCATTTTTGAGATCCGAGGCACGAAAAAGCAAGTGGCAGCGGCATTGAGCCCAATACCCAGCGAGTTTATTGTGCAAGAAACGCACATAGTAAGCGGTAGCAAAGCGCTCATTGACCTGCGCAAAGGCGAAAATCTTATTCCGGATTTAATCCAGGGAGCTCACGAGAGTGGTGCAGCGCTCAGAGAAGTAACACTAGAACAAGTAATCACACTCATGACGGGAGATTCTCATGATTCATAG
- a CDS encoding GntR family transcriptional regulator produces MDDQAAPLFRQIAVLIEDSIVDGTLVPGDRAPSTNELAEFHSINPATARKGLNLLVDIGVLEKRRGLGMFVTHNARTNIIARRTEKFAADYVAPLIDEAVKLDLRREALHDLIEKVAESRGLYQ; encoded by the coding sequence ATGGATGATCAAGCAGCACCATTGTTCCGGCAAATCGCTGTCCTCATTGAAGATTCCATCGTTGATGGCACGCTAGTTCCAGGTGACCGAGCTCCATCGACAAATGAATTAGCTGAATTCCATTCCATTAACCCAGCTACAGCTCGAAAAGGACTGAATCTCTTGGTCGACATAGGAGTGCTGGAAAAACGTCGAGGGCTAGGAATGTTTGTGACGCATAATGCTCGAACCAACATTATCGCCAGAAGAACAGAGAAATTTGCCGCTGATTACGTCGCCCCGCTTATCGACGAAGCCGTGAAACTCGATCTACGTCGAGAAGCGTTGCACGATCTTATCGAAAAGGTTGCAGAATCTCGTGGTTTGTATCAGTAA
- a CDS encoding PspA/IM30 family protein, which yields MANPFAKGWKYLTASLDQKIEENADPKVQINQAVTAAKQQHEQIVQQASAVIGNKNQLEMKLNQLVQEQQDLTEKTRQALAQSDAAQRTGDAEENTKFAHVAEIYATQLVSVEQQLEEAKTLHKQSVSAAEQAKQQVKASEIKLKEQLAQADELMRQVQQTQMQESSARNVEQLGAFQADSTVPSMDSVREKIERRYAQALGAQELMQDSVDGRIAEIDVSGQDMRAASRLAEIRAELDAGKTQAQGEIEQ from the coding sequence GTGGCTAATCCTTTTGCAAAAGGCTGGAAATATCTCACTGCCTCTTTGGATCAGAAAATTGAGGAAAATGCTGATCCAAAAGTGCAGATCAACCAGGCAGTAACAGCAGCTAAGCAGCAGCATGAACAGATTGTTCAGCAAGCCAGTGCAGTTATTGGCAACAAAAACCAGCTTGAGATGAAACTCAATCAGCTAGTGCAGGAACAACAGGATCTTACCGAAAAAACACGCCAAGCTCTGGCGCAGTCCGACGCAGCCCAACGCACAGGTGATGCAGAAGAAAACACTAAGTTTGCTCATGTAGCTGAGATTTACGCGACCCAATTGGTGAGCGTCGAGCAGCAGCTGGAAGAGGCAAAAACCTTGCATAAGCAGTCAGTTAGTGCTGCGGAGCAGGCAAAACAACAAGTTAAAGCATCAGAAATAAAACTTAAAGAACAATTAGCGCAAGCTGATGAACTTATGCGCCAGGTTCAGCAAACGCAGATGCAGGAGAGCAGCGCGCGTAACGTCGAACAGCTAGGGGCTTTTCAGGCTGATTCCACAGTGCCCAGCATGGATAGTGTGCGGGAAAAAATCGAACGACGTTACGCACAGGCTTTGGGTGCTCAAGAACTCATGCAGGATAGCGTCGATGGTCGTATCGCTGAGATTGATGTTTCAGGTCAGGATATGCGGGCAGCAAGTAGACTAGCCGAGATTCGTGCCGAGCTTGATGCTGGTAAAACTCAAGCTCAGGGTGAAATTGAGCAGTAG
- the trxA gene encoding thioredoxin produces the protein MATVPVTEDTFEETVSKDGIVLVDAWASWCGPCRAFGPTYEKVSENHDDVTFTKLDTEANQGLAAALQIQSIPTVMAFRDGVLVYREAGALPAAALEDLVAQVKALDMEEVKRQVAEQQD, from the coding sequence GTGGCAACTGTACCAGTAACCGAAGACACATTTGAGGAAACAGTAAGCAAAGACGGCATTGTTTTGGTCGACGCATGGGCATCATGGTGTGGACCATGCCGTGCTTTTGGACCAACCTATGAAAAGGTATCTGAGAACCATGACGATGTGACCTTTACCAAGCTCGATACCGAGGCAAACCAAGGTTTAGCTGCAGCATTACAGATTCAGTCCATCCCAACAGTGATGGCCTTCCGTGATGGCGTTCTTGTTTACCGAGAAGCCGGGGCTCTTCCTGCCGCAGCATTGGAAGACCTTGTTGCTCAGGTTAAAGCATTGGATATGGAAGAAGTAAAGCGTCAGGTTGCTGAGCAGCAAGACTAA
- a CDS encoding heavy-metal-associated domain-containing protein: MTMTTKDYYVSGMSCQHCVHAITEELNQLADVHSVTVDLESGQVRVVGTQLNDQDIIAAIDEAGYALADTVE, translated from the coding sequence ATGACAATGACAACAAAAGACTATTACGTGTCGGGCATGAGCTGCCAGCACTGTGTTCATGCAATCACAGAAGAACTCAATCAGCTTGCCGACGTCCACAGCGTCACCGTTGATCTGGAATCTGGTCAGGTTAGGGTAGTAGGTACCCAGCTCAATGACCAAGATATTATCGCCGCCATCGACGAAGCGGGTTATGCTCTTGCCGACACTGTCGAATAA
- a CDS encoding cation-translocating P-type ATPase, with protein MLLPTLSNNHSTHIELAITGMTCTACSARVERKLNKTPGVNAQVNFATETATIAFDETQVSVDKLIEVVQHTGYGAHLITAQETTQSRGESLKKRALISVIFALPVLVISMVHSLHFPHWEWTVFALSTPVYFWGGYPFHAAALRNLKHGSFTMDTLISLGTSAAYWWSVATILNQWGTALYFESAAMVIVFLLFGKWFESRAKSRSAQALHSLLELGTKEVHVLREGKELTLPIEKLMVGDIFLVRPGEKIATDGVVVRGNSTLDESMITGEALPVEVAENSQVTGATINITGTLEVRATRIGKDTTLAHIAALITQAQLGKAPVERLVDKIAQVFVPIVIGIALLSCAIHLWLGNTLSDSIAAMVAVLIIACPCALGLATPTALLVGTGRGAKMGLLIKSAEVLEHTRQVETIVLDKTGTLTTGQMSVEKLYVTAESVTPLGITKLTEEWVLRIAAAIEQGSAHPIARAIETAAQHYGSYPYLPDSLQPENLRTLAGLGVQADINGVVVALTKPQADVESQLAAFITKEQDKGASVVVMSVDQVAVAALSIRDQVKQGSQAAISALKDMHLTPILLTGDNTGAAQNIAQEVGIAPENVIAGVLPADKAATIMRLQHKGMRVAMVGDGINDAAALAQADLGLAMGAGTDVAIEASDITIMNSDPRSIVDALRLSNRTLATIKTNLFWAFAYNVILIPVAAWGLLDPMLAGAAMALSSVFVLSNSLRLNRFRSAFGVEEQNQ; from the coding sequence ATGCTCTTGCCGACACTGTCGAATAATCACAGCACCCACATTGAACTTGCTATCACCGGCATGACCTGCACAGCATGCTCAGCACGTGTGGAACGCAAGCTCAACAAAACCCCAGGAGTAAACGCCCAGGTCAATTTTGCGACAGAAACTGCCACCATTGCTTTCGACGAGACTCAGGTCAGCGTCGACAAGCTGATTGAGGTTGTGCAGCACACTGGCTATGGCGCGCACCTTATCACTGCACAGGAAACGACACAGAGCAGGGGAGAGTCGCTGAAGAAACGGGCACTCATCTCTGTGATCTTTGCCCTGCCGGTGCTTGTCATTTCTATGGTGCATTCGCTGCATTTTCCGCATTGGGAGTGGACTGTTTTTGCGCTCAGTACCCCAGTGTATTTTTGGGGTGGGTATCCATTCCATGCTGCTGCATTGCGAAATCTCAAACATGGTTCTTTCACAATGGATACGCTCATTAGTCTTGGCACCAGCGCAGCATATTGGTGGAGTGTAGCCACCATACTCAACCAGTGGGGGACAGCCCTCTATTTCGAGTCGGCAGCAATGGTCATTGTGTTTTTGCTATTCGGCAAATGGTTTGAGTCTCGTGCCAAATCACGAAGCGCACAAGCATTACATTCCTTGCTGGAATTGGGCACCAAAGAAGTCCACGTGCTACGCGAGGGCAAAGAACTCACGCTGCCCATTGAGAAACTAATGGTAGGGGATATTTTCTTGGTGCGCCCTGGAGAAAAGATCGCTACCGACGGCGTGGTTGTGCGCGGCAATTCCACTCTGGATGAATCCATGATTACTGGCGAGGCGTTACCCGTAGAAGTCGCGGAGAACTCCCAAGTAACTGGGGCAACAATAAATATCACTGGCACTCTCGAAGTACGAGCCACGCGCATTGGCAAGGACACCACACTGGCACATATCGCTGCGCTTATCACTCAAGCACAACTGGGGAAGGCACCCGTCGAACGGCTCGTGGATAAAATTGCCCAAGTTTTTGTGCCCATTGTCATTGGCATTGCGCTGCTAAGTTGTGCGATTCACCTATGGTTGGGAAATACTCTCAGCGATTCCATTGCGGCTATGGTTGCCGTACTCATCATTGCCTGCCCGTGTGCACTCGGATTAGCTACGCCAACTGCACTGCTCGTGGGAACAGGTCGAGGCGCCAAAATGGGCTTATTGATTAAAAGTGCCGAGGTGCTAGAGCACACACGCCAAGTCGAAACCATAGTGCTAGATAAAACTGGAACATTGACAACGGGGCAGATGAGCGTCGAAAAGCTCTATGTGACAGCTGAATCAGTAACACCACTTGGTATAACTAAACTCACTGAGGAATGGGTACTGCGGATAGCTGCAGCAATCGAACAGGGTTCCGCTCACCCTATTGCGCGCGCAATTGAAACAGCAGCCCAGCACTACGGTTCTTACCCCTATTTACCTGATTCGTTGCAACCTGAGAATCTTCGCACGCTCGCTGGATTAGGTGTGCAGGCAGATATCAATGGGGTAGTAGTGGCATTAACAAAGCCGCAAGCGGATGTCGAGTCACAATTAGCAGCATTTATCACAAAAGAGCAGGACAAAGGCGCCAGCGTGGTGGTTATGAGCGTTGATCAGGTAGCGGTTGCTGCACTGAGCATTCGTGACCAGGTCAAACAGGGGAGTCAAGCTGCCATCAGCGCATTAAAAGATATGCACCTGACCCCAATTTTGCTCACCGGCGACAATACAGGAGCGGCACAAAACATTGCTCAAGAAGTGGGGATAGCGCCAGAAAATGTGATTGCAGGCGTGTTACCTGCGGATAAGGCAGCAACGATTATGCGCTTGCAGCACAAAGGAATGCGCGTGGCAATGGTTGGCGACGGCATCAACGACGCCGCAGCACTTGCGCAAGCAGACCTAGGGCTAGCGATGGGTGCAGGCACTGATGTTGCTATTGAAGCGAGCGACATCACCATTATGAATAGCGACCCGCGCTCTATTGTCGACGCACTGCGGCTAAGCAATCGCACTCTCGCAACCATAAAAACCAATTTATTCTGGGCATTTGCTTATAATGTCATACTCATTCCAGTGGCAGCCTGGGGGTTGCTTGATCCCATGCTTGCCGGTGCCGCAATGGCGCTAAGCTCTGTTTTTGTACTCAGCAACTCACTGCGACTCAACAGATTTCGCTCCGCTTTTGGAGTTGAGGAGCAGAATCAATAG
- the dnaB gene encoding replicative DNA helicase yields MSTQSAQSFDSFDDSSAQFAPEPPDYAESDAGYSYGGGNGGHGGYRKGNNFPNEFRQPPHDKDAEQGVLGAMLMSPQKVVDIIELLLPEDFYLPAHQLIYSAIIDLFTDGKEIDPVIVSARLDRNNDLERVGGAPYLHTLTSVVPTAANAHYYAEIVSEKSILRKLVNAGTRVVQLGYEGTEGAEIETVLDLAQQEVYGISRKNTAEDYSIFADLIQPTMDQLDEITENGGLAMGIPTGFIDLDNLTNGLHGGQMIIVAARPGVGKSTLALDFVRSCSIKHNKASVIFSLEMSKSEIVMRLLSAETEIKLSDMRAGRLDDHAWTKLASRVGQIEKAPIFIDDSSSLTMMDIRSKSRKLKEKYDLQMIVVDYLQLMSSGKRVESRQQEVSEFSRQLKLLAKELDVPLIAISQLNRGPESRTDKRPQIADLRESGSLEQDADMVMLLYRPDSQDKENERAGEADIILAKHRGGPIDTVEVAHQLHYSRFVDMARG; encoded by the coding sequence ATGAGCACACAATCAGCACAGAGTTTTGATAGTTTTGATGATTCATCGGCGCAGTTTGCGCCGGAGCCACCAGACTATGCTGAGTCTGATGCTGGGTACTCATATGGCGGCGGGAACGGCGGGCACGGCGGGTACCGAAAAGGCAATAATTTTCCTAATGAGTTTCGCCAGCCCCCGCATGATAAAGATGCTGAGCAAGGTGTGTTAGGCGCTATGCTCATGAGTCCACAGAAAGTAGTGGATATTATCGAGTTATTGCTGCCAGAAGATTTTTATTTACCAGCACATCAGCTTATTTATTCTGCGATTATTGATCTATTTACCGACGGCAAGGAAATCGACCCGGTTATTGTTTCAGCGCGTTTGGATCGGAATAATGATCTAGAACGCGTCGGCGGAGCACCATATTTACATACACTTACTTCTGTTGTGCCTACGGCGGCTAATGCTCACTACTATGCGGAGATCGTGAGCGAGAAAAGTATTTTGCGTAAATTGGTTAATGCAGGTACGCGTGTGGTGCAACTTGGTTATGAGGGCACTGAGGGTGCTGAGATTGAAACTGTGCTCGACCTTGCCCAACAGGAAGTCTATGGTATCTCACGCAAAAATACTGCTGAGGATTATTCAATTTTTGCTGATCTCATTCAGCCGACGATGGATCAGCTCGATGAGATCACCGAAAATGGTGGTTTGGCAATGGGTATTCCCACTGGCTTTATCGATTTGGATAATCTCACCAATGGGTTACATGGCGGGCAGATGATTATTGTTGCTGCGCGTCCTGGTGTGGGTAAATCGACTCTTGCGCTTGATTTTGTGCGCTCTTGCTCCATTAAGCACAATAAAGCTAGTGTCATTTTTTCCTTGGAAATGTCTAAGAGCGAGATTGTGATGCGCCTGCTTTCTGCAGAAACCGAGATCAAACTTTCTGATATGCGAGCCGGGCGGCTCGACGACCATGCGTGGACAAAATTAGCAAGTCGAGTAGGGCAAATCGAGAAGGCTCCTATTTTTATTGATGATTCTTCGAGTTTGACGATGATGGATATTCGCTCTAAATCGAGGAAGCTCAAAGAAAAATATGATTTACAGATGATCGTAGTGGATTATTTGCAGTTGATGAGCTCGGGTAAAAGAGTGGAATCGCGCCAGCAAGAGGTGTCTGAGTTTTCGCGTCAGCTGAAACTGTTGGCAAAAGAACTTGATGTGCCACTGATTGCTATTTCTCAGCTTAACCGTGGGCCAGAATCACGCACTGATAAACGACCGCAGATCGCTGACCTGCGTGAATCTGGTTCTTTGGAGCAGGATGCGGATATGGTTATGTTGCTTTATCGACCAGACTCGCAGGATAAGGAAAATGAACGAGCCGGTGAGGCAGATATTATTTTGGCGAAGCACCGTGGTGGTCCAATCGATACTGTGGAAGTGGCGCACCAGCTGCATTATTCCCGGTTTGTGGATATGGCTCGTGGCTAG